A single Argentina anserina chromosome 7, drPotAnse1.1, whole genome shotgun sequence DNA region contains:
- the LOC126802805 gene encoding LOW QUALITY PROTEIN: probable cysteine protease RD19D (The sequence of the model RefSeq protein was modified relative to this genomic sequence to represent the inferred CDS: substituted 1 base at 1 genomic stop codon): MAGPPLPPPLLTCLVGVALLTCALTLSEALDVTPQDPIIHQVTYHDYNPRKFSMDAHKLLGTEREFKVFMEIYGKKYSTRKEYMHRLGVFAKNMIRAAEHQGLDPTAVHGVTPFSDLSEEEFERLYTGVRGGPGLNNGGSSVGSTVELTDVSGLPESFDWREKGAVTEVKMQGGCGSCWAFSTTGAIEGANFIATGKLVSLSEQQLVDCDNVCDAKEKDACDRGCGGGLMTNAYKYLMEAGGLQDEAXYPYTGKKGECKFNPDKVAVRVTNFTTIPLDENQIAANLVHNGPLAIGLNAMFMQTYIGGVSCPLVCFKKWVNHGVLLAGYGDSGFSILRLSNKPYWIIKNSWSAKWGEHGYYRLCRGHGMCGMNTMVSAVVTTTRAS; the protein is encoded by the exons ATGGCCGGACCACCTCTACCTCCACCTCTTCTAACGTGCTTGGTGGGTGTTGCACTCTTAACCTGCGCACTAACCCTTTCTGAAGCCCTAGATGTCACCCCTCAAGACCCAATCATCCACCAAGTCACATACCATGATTACAACCCTCGAAAATTCTCGATGGATGCCCATAAGCTCCTTGGAACCGAGAGAGAGTTCAAAGTTTTCATGGAGATATATGGGAAGAAGTATTCTACTAGGAAGGAGTATATGCACCGCCTCGGTGTTTTTGCCAAGAACATGATCAGAGCCGCGGAGCACCAGGGTTTGGATCCGACGGCGGTCCACGGCGTCACGCCGTTCTCGGATCTGTCCGAGGAGGAGTTCGAGAGGTTATACACTGGAGTTAGAGGTGGGCCCGGCTTAAACAACGGCGGTAGCAGCGTGGGGAGTACGGTGGAGCTTACGGATGTTAGCGGATTGCCTGAGAGTTTCGATTGGAGAGAAAAAGGAGCTGTTACTGAGGTCAA GATGCAGGGCGGTTGTGGTTCATGCTGGGCCTTTAGCACAACAGGAGCCATTGAAGGAGCCAATTTCATTGCCACTGGGAAGCTTGTTAGCCTCAGTGAACAACAGCTCGTGGACTGTGATAATGTG TGCGATGCGAAAGAAAAAGATGCCTGCGACCGTGGTTGTGGTGGCGGACTTATGACAAATGCCTACAAGTATCTAATGGAAGCAGGAGGGTTGCAAGATGAGGCTTAATACCCATATACAGGCAAGAAGGGTGAATGCAAATTCAATCCTGACAAAGTAGCTGTAAGAGTGACCAATTTCACCACTATTCCACTTGATGAGAACCAAATTGCAGCCAACTTAGTCCACAATGGTCCTCTTGCGA TTGGGTTGAATGCTATGTTTATGCAAACATACATTGGTGGTGTATCGTGCCCTCTTGTTTGTTTCAAGAAATGGGTGAACCATGGTGTTTTACTTGCTGGATACGGTGACAGTGGCTTCTCGATTCTCAGGCTCAGCAACAAGCCGTATTGGATCATTAAGAATTCATGGAGCGCAAAATGGGGTGAACACGGTTATTACCGGCTTTGCCGAGGCCATGGCATGTGTGGGATGAATACTATGGTCTCTGCGGTTGTGACCACTACTCGGGCATCCTAG